One genomic region from Haloarcula sp. DT43 encodes:
- the psmB gene encoding archaeal proteasome endopeptidase complex subunit beta has product MRDMTPGPDLSGPQTADEFQSDPYAPEVGSLPDQSAQDSEKVNKTGTTTIGISTSEGVVIATDMRASLGGRFVSNKNVQKVEQIHPTAALTLVGSVGGAQSFIRTLRAEVNLYEARRGEDITMQGLSTLAGNFARGGPFFAINPILGGVDDDGHHVYSIDPAGGVMKDDYTVTGSGLTVAYGTLEDRYEADMTNEEAKEVAAASIKAAAERDTGSGNGIYLADVTNEGVDINGYDFDELL; this is encoded by the coding sequence ATGCGAGATATGACTCCGGGGCCGGACCTTTCTGGACCCCAGACTGCCGACGAGTTCCAGAGCGACCCGTACGCGCCCGAGGTCGGGTCCCTCCCCGACCAGTCCGCACAGGATTCGGAGAAGGTGAACAAGACCGGGACGACCACCATCGGCATCAGCACGTCCGAGGGCGTCGTCATCGCCACGGACATGCGCGCGTCGCTGGGCGGGCGCTTCGTCTCGAACAAGAACGTCCAGAAGGTCGAGCAGATTCACCCCACCGCGGCGCTGACCCTCGTCGGCAGCGTCGGCGGCGCGCAGTCGTTCATCCGGACGCTCCGCGCCGAGGTCAACCTCTACGAGGCCCGCCGCGGCGAGGACATCACGATGCAGGGGCTCTCGACGCTGGCGGGTAACTTCGCCCGCGGCGGCCCCTTCTTCGCCATCAACCCCATCCTCGGCGGGGTCGACGACGACGGCCACCACGTCTACTCTATCGACCCGGCCGGCGGCGTCATGAAGGACGACTACACCGTGACCGGCTCCGGCCTGACCGTCGCCTACGGGACCCTCGAAGACCGCTACGAGGCGGACATGACCAACGAGGAGGCCAAGGAGGTCGCCGCCGCCTCCATCAAGGCCGCCGCCGAACGCGACACCGGGTCCGGCAACGGTATCTACCTCGCCGACGTCACGAACGAGGGCGTCGACATCAACGGCTACGACTTCGACGAACTACTGTAA
- a CDS encoding TraB/GumN family protein yields the protein MTEHAESAADEFPEPSGAGRVDVVGTAHVSEHSVREVESAIEESEPDIVAVELDEGRYRQMKGETPDDLDASDLLRGNTVFQFLAYWMLSYIQTRLGDRFDIEPGADMKAGIDTAERLGLGVALVDRDIQTTVQRFWARLTAVEKLKLVGSLAAEMGPPLTVGLTVGAVFGGMVAVVAGAFGGPFIVPGGTLAGVLPGGLAGTVEGLLDTLLLVCVVAAGIGVPIAALLTRFRGEADVEEFDMETLTDTDVVSAMMEEFRQFSPGGAEALIDERDAFIAHRLVALREAGYHVLAVVGAGHREGVEQYLDNPETLPPMESLVGTEGGRRVSLYKLVGYGFGVVFLAFFGLLILGGASQAVLLELFVALVAVNAVLAGGLAKVAGAHWSSAAAAGAFGWLTSLFPLLAAGWFAGYVELRYISVNISDIATLNEILNDQESPIMDLVSRMRAVPLFRLILVVALTNVGSAIASYVVFPVLIPYISSDIGGMQGVSRLLWQGVREGTRILVGVL from the coding sequence ATGACCGAACACGCGGAGTCGGCGGCGGACGAGTTCCCGGAACCGTCAGGGGCGGGGCGCGTCGACGTCGTCGGAACCGCCCACGTTTCCGAACACAGCGTCAGGGAAGTGGAATCAGCCATCGAAGAATCCGAGCCCGACATCGTCGCCGTGGAACTCGACGAGGGCCGGTACCGTCAGATGAAGGGCGAGACGCCCGACGACCTCGACGCGAGCGACCTCCTGCGCGGGAACACCGTCTTCCAGTTTCTCGCCTACTGGATGCTGTCGTACATCCAGACACGGCTGGGCGACCGCTTCGACATCGAGCCCGGCGCGGACATGAAGGCCGGCATCGACACCGCAGAGCGGCTGGGCCTGGGCGTCGCGCTCGTCGACCGGGACATCCAGACGACCGTCCAGCGGTTCTGGGCCCGGCTGACCGCCGTCGAGAAGCTCAAGCTCGTCGGCAGTCTCGCGGCCGAGATGGGGCCGCCGCTGACCGTCGGGCTGACCGTCGGCGCTGTCTTCGGCGGGATGGTCGCCGTCGTCGCCGGGGCCTTCGGCGGTCCGTTCATCGTCCCGGGCGGGACCCTCGCGGGGGTGCTTCCGGGCGGTCTCGCCGGGACGGTCGAGGGACTGCTCGACACGCTGTTGCTCGTCTGTGTCGTCGCGGCGGGTATCGGCGTCCCTATCGCCGCGCTGTTGACCCGGTTCCGAGGCGAGGCCGACGTCGAGGAGTTCGACATGGAGACGCTCACGGACACCGACGTGGTCAGCGCGATGATGGAGGAGTTCCGCCAGTTCTCCCCCGGCGGCGCGGAGGCGCTCATCGACGAGCGGGACGCGTTCATCGCCCACCGGCTCGTCGCCCTCCGGGAGGCCGGCTACCACGTCCTCGCCGTCGTCGGGGCCGGCCACCGCGAGGGCGTCGAGCAGTATCTCGACAACCCGGAGACGCTCCCCCCGATGGAGTCGCTCGTCGGCACCGAGGGCGGCCGTCGCGTCTCGCTGTACAAGCTCGTCGGCTACGGTTTCGGCGTCGTCTTCCTCGCGTTCTTCGGCCTGCTCATCCTCGGCGGCGCGAGCCAGGCGGTGCTCCTGGAGCTTTTCGTCGCGCTGGTCGCCGTCAACGCCGTGCTGGCCGGCGGGCTGGCGAAAGTGGCCGGCGCACATTGGTCGAGTGCGGCCGCCGCCGGCGCGTTCGGCTGGCTGACGAGCCTGTTCCCGCTGCTCGCGGCCGGCTGGTTCGCCGGCTACGTCGAACTCCGATACATCTCCGTCAACATCAGCGACATCGCGACGCTCAACGAGATACTCAACGACCAGGAGTCGCCGATTATGGACCTCGTCAGCCGGATGCGTGCGGTGCCGCTGTTCCGGCTGATTCTCGTCGTCGCACTGACGAACGTCGGTAGCGCAATCGCGTCGTACGTCGTCTTCCCGGTCCTGATTCCGTACATCTCCTCCGACATCGGCGGGATGCAGGGCGTCTCGCGCCTGCTCTGGCAGGGCGTCCGCGAGGGGACGCGGATACTCGTGGGGGTGCTCTGA
- a CDS encoding PadR family transcriptional regulator codes for MYDLTGFQRDLLYVIAGLDEPHGLAIKEELEDYYESEVNHGRLYPNLDTLVEKALIEKGERDRRTNFYTLTKRGQRELDARKEWEAQYVSA; via the coding sequence ATGTATGACCTGACTGGATTCCAGCGGGACTTGCTGTACGTCATCGCCGGGCTCGACGAGCCCCACGGGTTAGCTATCAAGGAAGAACTCGAGGACTACTACGAGAGCGAGGTCAACCACGGCCGCCTGTATCCGAACCTTGACACGCTCGTCGAGAAGGCCCTCATCGAGAAGGGCGAGCGCGACCGCCGGACGAACTTCTACACCCTGACCAAGCGCGGCCAGCGCGAACTCGACGCCCGGAAAGAGTGGGAAGCGCAGTACGTCTCCGCGTAG
- a CDS encoding site-2 protease family protein → MAGRRQRTTSDRTIGGLSFSGRELRDLLVAWLALGLAFTFFLERQFRRIVFGQFGGLSGAEIASTFAVSLLTVGVGFLLHELAHKVVAVRFGQIAAFKADYRMLGFAVLGGLVGFLFAAPGAVVHRGRLTAKQHGLIAVAGPVTNLALAVVFLVPFVASLLSGTGGFLWEVAQMGLQINLLLAGFNMLPFGPLDGRTVRQWSTPVFLAVAVPSILLGIGALFVL, encoded by the coding sequence ATGGCTGGTCGACGACAGCGAACGACTTCAGACCGGACCATCGGTGGCCTCAGCTTCAGCGGGCGGGAACTCCGGGACCTCCTCGTCGCCTGGCTCGCGCTCGGACTGGCGTTTACCTTCTTCCTCGAACGGCAGTTCCGCCGCATCGTCTTCGGCCAGTTCGGCGGCCTCTCGGGGGCCGAAATCGCCAGCACGTTCGCGGTCAGCCTGCTGACTGTCGGCGTCGGCTTCCTGTTGCACGAGCTGGCCCACAAGGTCGTCGCCGTCCGCTTCGGCCAGATAGCCGCGTTCAAGGCCGACTACCGGATGCTCGGGTTCGCGGTCCTGGGCGGTCTCGTCGGCTTCCTGTTCGCCGCACCGGGCGCAGTCGTCCACCGCGGCCGCCTGACGGCCAAACAACACGGCCTCATCGCCGTCGCCGGTCCGGTGACGAACCTCGCGCTCGCCGTCGTCTTCCTCGTCCCGTTCGTCGCGTCGCTCCTGTCGGGCACGGGCGGGTTCCTCTGGGAAGTCGCGCAGATGGGGCTGCAAATAAATCTCCTGCTTGCCGGCTTCAACATGCTTCCCTTCGGCCCGCTGGACGGCCGAACGGTGCGACAGTGGAGCACCCCCGTGTTCCTCGCTGTGGCGGTGCCGTCGATTCTCCTCGGGATTGGTGCGCTGTTCGTCCTCTGA
- a CDS encoding CBS domain-containing protein — protein MDLPTPQDLRERRNELGLTQSELAERADVSQPLIARIEGGDVDPRLSTLRRIVTALEEAEGGIVKARDLMNSPVVGVAPDDSVHQTKDLMDEKGYSQVPVIRDGAPQGLIGNSDIRQRPEENVGDLPVAEVMNESIATVEPDAPIDEVDAYLNHNAAVMVVEGGETIGVITEADIARTVS, from the coding sequence ATGGACTTACCGACGCCGCAGGACCTGCGGGAGCGCCGCAACGAACTCGGACTGACCCAGAGCGAACTGGCGGAACGGGCCGACGTCTCCCAGCCCCTCATCGCCCGCATCGAGGGCGGTGACGTGGACCCGCGGCTGTCGACGCTGCGCCGCATCGTGACTGCGCTCGAGGAGGCCGAAGGCGGCATCGTCAAGGCCCGCGACCTGATGAACTCCCCCGTCGTCGGCGTCGCGCCCGACGACTCCGTCCACCAGACGAAGGACCTGATGGACGAGAAGGGGTACTCGCAGGTCCCCGTCATCCGGGACGGGGCCCCGCAGGGACTCATCGGCAACTCCGACATCCGGCAGCGACCCGAGGAGAACGTCGGCGACCTCCCGGTGGCGGAAGTGATGAACGAGTCTATCGCGACCGTCGAACCCGACGCTCCCATCGACGAAGTCGACGCGTACCTGAACCACAACGCCGCCGTGATGGTCGTCGAGGGCGGGGAAACTATCGGTGTCATAACGGAAGCGGACATCGCGCGTACGGTCAGCTAA
- a CDS encoding nucleoside phosphorylase — MTGDSEDPNDDVQYHLEVSETDVADSVLLPGNPERIEKVVDYWDDHEVVAEHREYRTATGTHEGTPISVTSTGIGGPSAAIALEELARVGADSFIRVGSCGAIQEDASIGDLVITTGAVRQEGTSKEYVREDYPASADHRVVSALVAAAEELGYDYHLGVTCSTDSFYAGQSRPGFEGFEASGSDERIAALQEAGVLNFEMEAATILTLANLYGLRAGAVCTVYANRVTGEFRTEGERKAAKCASLAVSYLAEMDAAVEEADADGWHAGLSIER, encoded by the coding sequence ATGACGGGCGACAGCGAGGACCCGAACGACGACGTCCAGTACCACCTCGAAGTGAGCGAGACGGACGTGGCCGACAGCGTCCTGCTCCCGGGCAACCCCGAGCGCATCGAGAAGGTCGTCGACTACTGGGACGACCACGAGGTCGTCGCCGAACACCGCGAGTACCGCACGGCGACGGGCACCCACGAGGGGACGCCAATCTCCGTCACCTCGACGGGCATCGGCGGCCCGTCGGCCGCTATCGCGCTCGAAGAACTGGCCCGGGTCGGCGCGGACTCGTTCATCCGGGTCGGCTCCTGTGGTGCCATCCAGGAGGACGCCAGCATCGGCGACCTCGTCATCACGACCGGCGCGGTACGACAGGAGGGGACCAGCAAGGAGTACGTCCGCGAGGACTACCCCGCCAGCGCCGACCACCGCGTCGTCTCGGCGCTCGTCGCCGCCGCCGAGGAACTGGGCTACGACTACCACCTCGGGGTCACCTGTTCGACGGACAGTTTCTACGCCGGGCAGTCACGCCCCGGCTTCGAGGGCTTCGAGGCCAGCGGCAGCGACGAGCGCATCGCGGCGCTACAGGAGGCCGGCGTCCTCAACTTCGAGATGGAGGCCGCGACGATTCTCACGCTGGCGAACCTGTACGGCCTGCGGGCCGGCGCTGTCTGTACGGTGTACGCGAACCGCGTCACCGGCGAGTTCCGCACCGAAGGCGAGCGCAAGGCGGCCAAGTGCGCCAGCCTCGCCGTCTCGTACCTGGCAGAGATGGACGCCGCTGTCGAAGAAGCCGACGCCGACGGCTGGCACGCCGGTCTGTCTATCGAACGCTAG
- a CDS encoding DUF555 domain-containing protein: MNYLVAMEAAWLVRDVDDIDDAIGVAVSEAGKRLNEAEMDYVEVEVGATGCPACGEPFDSAFIAADTALVGLVLEMDVFNAESPEHAQRIAKSEIGGALRDVPLKVVEVFETEADEDEAGAEA; encoded by the coding sequence ATGAACTACCTCGTGGCGATGGAAGCAGCCTGGCTGGTTCGTGACGTAGACGACATCGACGACGCCATCGGTGTCGCAGTGAGCGAAGCGGGGAAGCGACTCAACGAGGCGGAGATGGACTACGTCGAGGTTGAGGTCGGCGCGACCGGCTGTCCGGCCTGTGGCGAACCGTTCGACTCGGCGTTCATCGCCGCCGACACGGCGCTGGTCGGGCTGGTGCTCGAGATGGACGTGTTCAACGCCGAGTCCCCCGAGCACGCGCAGCGAATCGCCAAGAGCGAAATCGGCGGCGCGCTCCGGGACGTCCCGCTGAAGGTCGTCGAGGTATTCGAGACCGAAGCCGACGAAGACGAGGCCGGCGCGGAAGCGTAA
- the cdd gene encoding cytidine deaminase, which yields MEDLLAAARDAIDEAYVPYSEYTVGAALETSDGSVYTGCNIENANYSNSLHAEEVAIGAAVSDGHRSFERVAVTSGKRDGVTPCGMCRQTFSEFCDESFEVITDGDEPTVYELGELLPSTITSDHLDK from the coding sequence ATGGAAGACCTCCTTGCGGCGGCGAGAGATGCCATCGACGAGGCGTACGTGCCCTACTCGGAGTACACCGTCGGCGCGGCGCTGGAAACGAGCGACGGCAGCGTCTACACCGGCTGTAACATCGAGAACGCCAACTACAGCAACAGCCTGCACGCCGAAGAAGTCGCCATCGGCGCGGCGGTCAGCGACGGGCACCGGTCCTTCGAGCGCGTCGCGGTCACCTCGGGCAAGCGCGACGGCGTCACCCCCTGTGGGATGTGCCGCCAGACGTTCAGCGAATTCTGCGACGAGTCGTTCGAAGTCATCACCGACGGCGACGAGCCGACGGTGTACGAACTCGGAGAGCTCCTGCCCTCGACAATCACCAGCGACCACCTCGACAAATGA
- a CDS encoding acyl-CoA thioesterase, translated as MPTVLDTYIENRWMVQPNHSNHLGSTHGGNVLKWMDELGAMSAMRFAGETCVTARMDQVNFKRPIPVGDTALVEAFVYDTGDTSVKVRLRAARENPRTGEAESTTESYSVYVAVDEDRNPTTVPDVSAATDRGERLRQRALEGEAKR; from the coding sequence ATGCCGACGGTACTGGATACCTACATCGAGAACCGCTGGATGGTCCAGCCCAACCACTCGAACCACCTGGGCTCGACACACGGGGGCAACGTCCTGAAGTGGATGGACGAACTCGGAGCGATGTCGGCGATGCGCTTCGCCGGCGAGACCTGCGTCACCGCCCGGATGGACCAGGTCAACTTCAAGCGCCCCATCCCCGTCGGCGACACGGCACTCGTCGAGGCGTTCGTCTACGACACCGGCGACACGAGCGTCAAGGTACGGCTCCGGGCCGCCCGGGAGAACCCCAGAACCGGCGAGGCCGAGTCGACGACGGAGTCGTACTCGGTGTACGTCGCCGTCGACGAGGACCGGAACCCGACCACCGTCCCCGACGTGAGCGCGGCGACCGACCGCGGCGAGCGACTGCGACAGCGCGCCCTCGAGGGCGAAGCGAAGCGCTGA
- the purM gene encoding phosphoribosylformylglycinamidine cyclo-ligase, giving the protein MTDSESADDGEEGLTYAETGVDIDASEAATKALIGAAGEFEGDYAGLVDIGEQYLALATDGVGTKLLVAEAIDDYSTIGIDCIAMNANDLIAAGVEPVAFVDYLAVETPDEETSEDIGAGLRTGAERAGVALVGGETAVMPDVIKGLDIAGTCAGLAPKDAVFPGEAEPGDAIVGWPSSGIHSNGLTLAREAVTRDHEYSDPFPPNPDRTIAEELLEPTRIYSEVLEPLRASETHAAAHVTGGGWTNLTRMGDYRYEITDPFEAQPVFEFVQEEGEVTDEEMHRTFNMGTGFVAAVPEADADAIVDASEDARVIGEVTDGDETVAVRGLELAE; this is encoded by the coding sequence ATGACCGACAGCGAGTCCGCGGACGACGGCGAGGAGGGACTGACCTACGCGGAGACCGGCGTGGACATCGACGCCAGCGAGGCGGCGACGAAGGCGCTCATCGGCGCGGCCGGCGAGTTCGAGGGCGACTACGCCGGGCTGGTCGACATCGGGGAGCAGTACCTCGCGCTGGCCACCGACGGCGTCGGGACCAAGCTCCTCGTCGCCGAGGCCATCGACGACTACTCGACCATCGGCATCGACTGCATCGCGATGAACGCCAACGACCTCATCGCGGCCGGCGTCGAGCCGGTGGCGTTCGTCGACTACCTCGCGGTCGAGACGCCGGACGAGGAGACGAGCGAGGACATCGGCGCGGGGCTCCGAACGGGGGCCGAGCGGGCCGGCGTGGCGCTGGTCGGCGGCGAGACCGCTGTGATGCCGGACGTCATCAAGGGGCTTGACATCGCCGGGACCTGCGCCGGACTGGCCCCGAAAGACGCCGTTTTCCCCGGCGAGGCCGAGCCCGGCGACGCCATCGTCGGCTGGCCCTCGTCGGGCATCCATTCGAACGGGCTTACGCTGGCGCGCGAGGCGGTCACGCGCGACCACGAGTACTCCGACCCGTTCCCGCCGAACCCGGACCGGACAATCGCCGAGGAACTGCTGGAGCCGACCCGCATCTACAGCGAGGTGCTGGAGCCGCTCCGGGCCAGCGAAACCCACGCGGCCGCTCACGTCACCGGCGGTGGCTGGACGAACCTCACGCGGATGGGGGACTACCGGTACGAGATTACGGACCCCTTCGAGGCCCAGCCCGTCTTCGAGTTCGTCCAAGAAGAGGGCGAGGTGACCGACGAGGAGATGCACCGGACGTTCAACATGGGGACCGGCTTCGTCGCCGCGGTACCCGAGGCCGACGCCGACGCAATCGTCGACGCCAGCGAGGACGCACGCGTCATCGGGGAAGTGACTGACGGGGACGAGACGGTCGCGGTCCGCGGGCTCGAACTCGCCGAGTGA
- a CDS encoding phosphopentomutase/phosphoglucosamine mutase: protein MELFGTAGIRGDVVSKVTPDLALRVGQATGRDGETFVLGYDGRVTSPALANAMAAGLQSAGARVVRIGRVPTPTLAYASQGRHGVMITASHNPPTDNGIKVFADGTEYDDDDETRIEDRIEGGTTPAAWRDWGETESVDYLDDYRAAIADYAESLGGDPAELTVAVDCGNGMASVATPQVLRELGADVLATEANVDGTFPGRESKPTPETLSDFRRFVADTDADFGFGHDGDADRIVVVDSDGDVIHEDTILAVLAEHYTRAADVADPVVVTTPNASGRIDERVEAAGGRVERIHLGSLHVGIADVRAAATDETEVVFAAEPWKHIHTAFGGWIDGVASAAVLTRLFAAERVADRRAVVSERPYEKVSVECPDDAKAETMARLEASLPETFPEADVSTEYGVRLAFSDGSWTLVRPSGTEPYVRVYAESDDIDALVETTTQAVRDAVAAVTAADA, encoded by the coding sequence ATGGAACTGTTCGGGACGGCGGGAATCCGCGGCGATGTCGTATCGAAGGTGACGCCGGACCTCGCGTTGCGGGTCGGACAGGCCACCGGTCGGGACGGCGAGACGTTCGTGCTGGGGTACGACGGCCGGGTGACGTCCCCGGCGCTCGCCAATGCGATGGCCGCCGGCCTGCAAAGCGCCGGCGCGCGCGTCGTCAGAATCGGCCGCGTCCCGACGCCGACGCTGGCCTACGCCTCGCAGGGCCGCCACGGCGTGATGATTACCGCGAGCCACAACCCGCCGACGGACAACGGCATCAAGGTGTTCGCCGACGGCACCGAGTACGACGACGACGACGAGACGCGCATCGAGGACCGCATCGAGGGCGGCACAACGCCGGCGGCCTGGCGCGACTGGGGCGAGACGGAGTCGGTCGACTACCTCGACGACTACCGCGCCGCCATCGCTGATTACGCCGAGTCGCTCGGGGGCGACCCCGCCGAACTGACGGTCGCCGTCGACTGCGGGAACGGGATGGCAAGCGTGGCGACGCCGCAGGTCCTCCGCGAACTGGGGGCCGACGTGCTGGCGACGGAGGCGAACGTCGACGGCACCTTCCCCGGCCGCGAGAGCAAGCCGACGCCGGAGACGCTGTCGGACTTCCGGAGATTCGTCGCCGACACGGACGCGGACTTCGGGTTCGGCCACGACGGCGACGCCGACCGCATCGTCGTCGTCGACAGCGACGGCGACGTGATTCACGAGGACACGATACTCGCGGTGCTCGCCGAGCACTACACGCGGGCAGCGGACGTCGCCGACCCCGTCGTCGTGACGACGCCCAACGCCTCGGGCCGCATCGACGAGCGGGTCGAGGCCGCCGGCGGCCGCGTCGAGCGCATCCACCTCGGCTCGCTCCACGTGGGCATCGCCGACGTTCGCGCGGCCGCCACCGACGAGACTGAAGTCGTCTTCGCCGCGGAACCCTGGAAGCACATCCACACCGCGTTCGGTGGCTGGATAGACGGCGTGGCCAGCGCGGCCGTCCTGACGCGCCTGTTCGCCGCGGAGCGCGTCGCCGACAGGCGGGCCGTCGTCTCCGAGCGGCCCTACGAGAAAGTGAGCGTCGAGTGCCCGGACGACGCCAAGGCGGAGACGATGGCCCGACTCGAAGCCAGCCTGCCGGAGACGTTCCCCGAGGCCGACGTCTCGACCGAGTACGGGGTCCGCCTCGCCTTTTCCGACGGGTCGTGGACGCTCGTGCGCCCGAGCGGCACCGAGCCGTACGTCCGGGTGTACGCCGAGAGCGACGACATCGACGCGCTGGTCGAGACGACGACGCAGGCGGTCCGGGACGCCGTCGCGGCCGTCACCGCCGCCGACGCCTGA
- a CDS encoding HEWD family protein — MAEIVTPRERECERCGRVDEWDPERHSWRIVTDDGTKRSGDPHCLHEWDINGTFNPLAE, encoded by the coding sequence ATGGCTGAAATCGTCACCCCACGCGAACGCGAGTGCGAGCGGTGTGGGCGGGTCGACGAGTGGGACCCGGAGCGACACAGTTGGCGTATCGTCACCGACGACGGCACCAAGCGGTCCGGGGACCCGCACTGTCTCCACGAGTGGGACATCAACGGCACGTTCAATCCGCTGGCCGAGTAA